A window of the Streptomyces sp. Ag109_O5-10 genome harbors these coding sequences:
- a CDS encoding Scr1 family TA system antitoxin-like transcriptional regulator → MQHRLRRKAVLDGKPFDAIIHEAALRIMVGDRAASRAQLSEVLEASEADNVTVRVIPFTEEGFAGAASAMLYAGGAVSKLDTVVRDGPNGAAYVDSEGQLGALRTLLRTLEAASLNPDRSRDLINRVAKEL, encoded by the coding sequence GTGCAGCACCGGCTGCGGCGCAAGGCTGTCCTGGACGGCAAACCGTTCGACGCCATCATCCACGAGGCGGCACTGCGCATCATGGTGGGCGACCGCGCAGCTTCGCGAGCCCAGCTGAGCGAGGTGCTCGAAGCCTCCGAGGCGGACAACGTAACCGTGCGGGTCATCCCCTTCACCGAGGAGGGATTCGCGGGCGCGGCGAGCGCCATGCTGTACGCGGGCGGCGCCGTGTCCAAGCTGGACACCGTGGTGCGGGACGGACCGAACGGCGCCGCCTACGTCGACTCCGAGGGCCAACTCGGCGCTCTTCGAACACTTCTCCGTACGCTGGAAGCCGCGTCGCTCAACCCCGACAGGTCCCGAGACCTGATCAACCGCGTG